The following coding sequences lie in one Mucilaginibacter sp. KACC 22773 genomic window:
- a CDS encoding thioredoxin family protein, with the protein MKHLSNLPRFIASLLVLAFLGFSDAKAQGSKNSSNSSQINFIENSLGEAIKQASAKNKYIFVDAYASWCGPCKMLKATTFKNNKVAEFYNNNFINVAIDMEKGDGPQLAAAWGLRAYPTLIILNSKGKAVYGTVGFIKPDDLIKFGVQGLNK; encoded by the coding sequence ATGAAACACCTATCCAATCTGCCCCGTTTTATCGCCTCTTTACTCGTACTTGCCTTTTTGGGCTTTTCAGATGCCAAAGCACAGGGCTCCAAAAACTCCAGCAACTCCAGCCAGATAAATTTTATCGAAAACTCCCTGGGCGAGGCTATTAAACAGGCCTCCGCTAAAAATAAATATATTTTTGTTGATGCCTACGCCAGCTGGTGTGGCCCCTGCAAAATGTTGAAGGCAACCACTTTTAAAAACAACAAAGTAGCTGAGTTTTATAACAATAATTTTATTAATGTAGCCATTGATATGGAAAAAGGCGATGGCCCGCAACTCGCCGCAGCCTGGGGGTTGAGGGCTTATCCCACCCTTATTATACTCAATTCAAAAGGGAAAGCCGTTTATGGTACAGTAGGTTTCATAAAACCCGATGACCTGATTAAATTTGGTGTACAAGGCCTCAATAAATAA
- a CDS encoding DUF6600 domain-containing protein, whose protein sequence is MKYINRICGISLIAFLMMLAAPNISKAQEGGYVSDQEFYDNLDPYGTWVDDPQYGNVWIPDAEDGFRPYATRGHWVVTDYGNTWVSDYPWGWATFHYGRWRYDDYYGWEWIPGHEWAPAWVSWRRGGGYYGWAPLTPGISISLSFGNSYRVPDSYWVCAPQEYINSPNVYNYYAPHTRVVNIINRTTVINNTYVYNNRTYVTGPRVTEIRRVTHNNNVPVYRVGNDSRPNGGGRIVNNTVNIYRPQIKKAPDARPARVVNAAEYRRANPNQGIANRAGGQATVNRNNAARLAQVAKSNDAKFVRVNNSRPAAQPGQQPNNRPTQQPNARPNDQQNKQQAAEQAKQQRTRQQSQAGQQRDEAVQQREQQAKQQQVQQQQRQQRAEQGRQQQPQVQQQQRDRAVQQREQQAKQQQAAQERQQQQAQQQQRQQQAAQERQQQQQAQQQQRQQQAAQERQQQQQAQQQQRQQQAAQERQQQQQAQQQQRQQQAAQERQQQQQAQQQQRQQQAAQERQQQQQALQQQRQQQAAQERQQQQQAQQQQRQQQAAQERQQQQQAQQQQRQQQAAQERQQQQQAQQQQRQQQAAQERQQQQQAQQQQRQQQAAQERQQQQQAQQQQRQQQAAQQRQQQQQQRQQQQRDKKPAN, encoded by the coding sequence TGGTTTTAGGCCCTACGCAACACGCGGGCACTGGGTAGTTACCGATTATGGAAATACCTGGGTATCCGATTACCCATGGGGTTGGGCAACGTTTCACTACGGCCGCTGGCGCTATGATGATTATTATGGCTGGGAATGGATTCCGGGCCATGAATGGGCACCGGCATGGGTAAGTTGGCGCAGGGGTGGTGGCTATTATGGCTGGGCTCCGCTAACGCCGGGCATAAGCATTAGCCTCTCATTTGGAAATAGCTACAGAGTGCCGGATTCGTATTGGGTATGCGCGCCACAGGAATATATTAACAGCCCTAACGTTTATAATTATTATGCGCCACATACCCGGGTAGTAAATATTATAAACCGTACCACGGTTATTAACAATACCTACGTATATAACAACCGTACGTATGTAACTGGCCCAAGGGTTACCGAGATAAGGCGTGTTACGCACAATAACAATGTGCCGGTATACAGGGTGGGCAATGATAGCAGGCCAAATGGCGGCGGCCGGATTGTAAACAATACGGTGAACATTTACAGGCCCCAGATAAAAAAAGCACCTGATGCCAGGCCGGCAAGGGTTGTAAACGCAGCCGAATACCGCAGAGCAAACCCCAACCAGGGCATTGCCAACCGTGCCGGCGGCCAGGCAACGGTAAATCGCAACAACGCCGCAAGATTGGCTCAGGTTGCAAAAAGCAATGATGCCAAGTTTGTTAGGGTTAATAACAGTCGCCCTGCTGCACAACCAGGCCAACAACCAAACAACAGGCCTACACAACAACCAAATGCAAGACCAAACGACCAGCAAAATAAACAGCAGGCAGCCGAACAGGCAAAACAGCAACGCACACGGCAGCAAAGCCAAGCTGGTCAGCAACGTGACGAGGCAGTTCAGCAACGGGAGCAGCAAGCTAAGCAGCAGCAGGTACAACAGCAACAACGCCAGCAGCGGGCAGAGCAGGGGCGTCAACAACAGCCACAGGTTCAGCAACAACAACGAGACCGGGCGGTTCAGCAACGAGAGCAGCAAGCTAAGCAACAGCAAGCGGCACAGGAGCGTCAGCAACAACAGGCCCAGCAACAGCAACGCCAGCAGCAAGCGGCACAGGAACGTCAGCAACAACAACAGGCCCAGCAACAGCAACGCCAGCAGCAAGCGGCACAGGAACGTCAGCAACAACAACAGGCCCAGCAACAGCAACGCCAGCAGCAGGCGGCACAGGAACGTCAGCAACAACAACAGGCCCAGCAACAGCAACGCCAGCAGCAGGCGGCACAGGAACGTCAACAACAACAACAGGCCCAGCAGCAGCAACGCCAGCAGCAAGCGGCACAAGAGCGTCAGCAACAACAACAGGCCCTGCAACAGCAACGCCAGCAGCAGGCGGCACAGGAACGTCAGCAACAACAACAGGCCCAGCAACAGCAACGCCAGCAGCAGGCGGCACAGGAACGTCAGCAACAACAACAGGCCCAGCAACAGCAACGCCAGCAGCAGGCGGCACAGGAACGTCAGCAACAACAGCAGGCCCAGCAACAGCAACGCCAGCAGCAGGCGGCACAAGAGCGTCAGCAACAACAACAGGCCCAGCAACAGCAACGCCAGCAGCAGGCGGCACAGGAACGTCAGCAGCAACAGCAGGCTCAGCAACAACAACGCCAGCAGCAAGCGGCACAGCAGCGTCAGCAACAACAGCAGCAACGTCAGCAACAGCAACGCGACAAAAAGCCGGCAAATTAA